One segment of Papaver somniferum cultivar HN1 unplaced genomic scaffold, ASM357369v1 unplaced-scaffold_81, whole genome shotgun sequence DNA contains the following:
- the LOC113345478 gene encoding protein FAR1-RELATED SEQUENCE 5-like — protein MAVVSLDDTEKKAGEKTQNTDEDEWYIGKKFETHDDLFRAYKSYAKREGFAVRKRTNRRNEEGIIRSVMYVCNRAGNPVNKTKNIAKHRKSNCCDCKAYVTARLDDEDKWEISQLKLDHNHTYDPSLSRHYRQHRKVEPHVLRTIDLNDQSGIPMEKTFRSVVNQYGGYDKVDCSEKDCRNALAEIRRLLGEGDATALMKYFSKKVKANNGFYFEVDYDDENQLRNVFWADGWSREAYKEFGEVISFDATYMTNDYEMPFPPFVGVNHHGQSILLGCGLLCNETTETFVWLFKKWLKCMSGCAPRAIITDQCQAMKNAVEIVFPEARHRWCLWHIMKKIPENFGSYKQREKLRLLCKRQYMIPRLQLSLKNHGRK, from the coding sequence ATGGCGGTGGTCAGTTTAGATGATACTGAGAAGAAAGCGGGTGAAAAGACTCAAAATACCGATGAGGATGAATGGTACATTGGAAAAAAGTTTGAAACACATGATGATTTGTTCCGTGCTTATAAATCATATGCAAAACGTGAAGGATTTGCAGTTAGAAAAAGAACTAATCGGAGAAACGAAGAAGGAATCATAAGAAGTGTGATGTATGTTTGTAACCGAGCAGGAAATCCTGTTAacaagactaaaaatatagccaAACATCGCAAGAGCAATTGTTGTGATTGCAAGGCTTACGTTACTGCAAGATTGGATGATGAAGACAAATGGGAGATTAGTCAACTTAAGCTTGATCACAATCATACGTATGATCCAAGTCTGTCTCGGCATTATCGACAACATCGGAAAGTTGAACCACATGTATTACGTACTATCGACCTTAATGACCAATCAGGAATTCCAATGGAAAAGACTTTCCGCTCTGTGGTGAATCAGTATGGTGGATATGATAAAGTTGATTGCAGTGAAAAAGATTGTAGAAATGCACTTGCAGAAATACGCCGACTACTTGGTGAAGGGGATGCAACTGCTTTGATGAAATATTTTTCCAAGAAGGTAAAAGCGAATAATGGGTTTTATTTCGAAGTTGACTACGATGATGAAAATCAATTGAGAAACGTATTTTGGGCTGATGGTTGGAGTAGAGAAGCGTATAAAGAATTTGGCGAGGTCATTAGTTTTGATGCCACTTACATGACAAACGATTATGAGATGCCTTTCCCTCCTTTTGTCGGGGTTAATCACCATGGACAATCAATATTGCTTGGATGTGGGTTGCTTTGTAATGAAACTACAGAAACATTTGTATGGCTATTTAAGAAGTGGCTAAAGTGCATGTCTGGATGTGCTCCGAGAGCAATTATAACTGATCAGTGTCAAGCCATGAAGAATGCGGTTGAAATTGTTTTTCCGGAAGCTAGGCACAGATGGTGTCTGTGGCACATAATGAAAAAAATTCCTGAAAATTTTGGTAGTTACAAACAAAGAGAAAAATTGCGTTTGCTTTGCAAGAGGCAGTATATGATTCCCAGACTCCAGCTGAGTTTGAagaatcatggaagaaaatga